CGATGCGAATTGTTTCATCGTCAAGGAAGGAAAACGGCGGAATAAGCATGTTCTCAGGAGCAGGCCCCTTACGAATGCGCCCAGCTGTGTCATAGTGAGACCCATGACATGGGCAGAACCAGCCACCAAAATCACCGGCTTCACCCAGTGGCACACAGCCAAGGTGTGTACAGACGCCAACCATGACGAGCCAGGCTTCTTTGCCGTCCGCAGAGCGGTTCACGTCAGTTGCCTCGGCATTGTCAGCAATGTTGGAGTTACGTGCGTTGATGTCTGGAAGTGACTCAACTGCAACTTCATTTGCTTCGGCAATTTCTTTTTCAGTCCGCTGACGGATGAAAACCGGTTTACCGCGCCAAGTCACAGTAACTGATTGCCCAACTTCAATAGCAGAAACGTCAACTTCAATAGAAGCGAGTGCCAGCGCCGAAGCATCCGGATTCATTTGATGGATAAAAGGCCATACCGCAGCTGCTGCGCCCACTGCACCAACTGCGCCCGTTGCGATATATAAAAAATCGCGGCGTGTTGGTTCGGCCGTGTCCGTGTGTTCCAAGGTCGCGTCCT
This genomic window from Pseudovibrio sp. M1P-2-3 contains:
- the petA gene encoding ubiquinol-cytochrome c reductase iron-sulfur subunit, whose protein sequence is MEHTDTAEPTRRDFLYIATGAVGAVGAAAAVWPFIHQMNPDASALALASIEVDVSAIEVGQSVTVTWRGKPVFIRQRTEKEIAEANEVAVESLPDINARNSNIADNAEATDVNRSADGKEAWLVMVGVCTHLGCVPLGEAGDFGGWFCPCHGSHYDTAGRIRKGPAPENMLIPPFSFLDDETIRIG